The DNA segment gaaggggagggggggcagtgtggccattggagggcggcccacggaggggcccactaaggctctgttgcccaggggcccattaaaacctggagccggccctgctcacGCTGTTACCTAGGTGCACCTACAAAGAATCCCCTGGAGATGTCTGACTGATTTGGATTATATCAAACATGTGGCTTCTTTTCCTTATTCTTCTTATCCACAAAAGAAAATGCGCAGACCAGTTTATAGTAGAGAATTTACTGGTAATTAGCATATTTATGCTAATTAAATATATTATGTGCAAACAAAATGAATTAAAATGTGGAATATGTGCTAATTGATTCCAGCTCATGTCAAGCCTAATGGTCAAGTCCTCCAAAGGTCTAATTAATTTGGATCCAACAATTCGGCTCCATGTGTGTTGGTAAATAAATTCTTCTAATTCTTTATGGTCTAATTTAAGGATTCTGTATTAATTAGGATGGAGGAAATAGCTGAGTATGTCCCTATCTGAGGTGGCTTTTTGTTCAAATCCTATATATAATGAATCCCATCCAACAACAAGGATTCTCTAAATGGTCTGCACGAGCAAGGAAAATGGGCAGGTTGTCATCCAGTAACATTATGCTCTTTTCTCTCTGTAGTTTTTCCATTCTGTTTGCCTTTTCCGTCTGTTCTGAAGAGACAACGGTAACAAATCTGGAAAGTCAGGAGAAATATGATGACCTGTATGAGGTAAGGTTCATCATTTACCAATTTGGTTTTCATGTTAGGTGCATAGTATTGCAGATGCAGAGATACATTAGTGACGTGAAGACAGTTATGTAAAGTTTTATCTTATTCTGTAGACGCAAGAAACCTCCTCCACTAGTGGAATCTCTGAGAATTTCAACTTTTTGAAATAATTACTTTAGTGTTTTTTCAACATGTGGAGATCACTATCGGTGTTGGTCTATGTGAATGAATGTGAATATTTTGTGTTTTCGTTTAAAGTTTTTTGtgtgcattacattttttttttttttttttacatttcatctATTTTAGGCTAAAAATAATTTTCCtagtacatttttattaaaggttTTGTTTCATGTTTCGTCTTGTCTGTGTTACTTTAAGTTTAATTCTTATCAAACTGCCAATTTGGCTTAAATAAGTGTTTATAACCACTTAGGAGAAGAACGATTATAGAAACACTCTGAGCCTTCAGGCTGCTTCTCTGACAGATTACTCTGCGAGAGACcaaacaaatctgcagtgaatgtgaGAGAGGAATCAGCTGCAGAAGAGATATGAAAATCTCTTAAGAAGATGATATTTTGCCCTGAACAGATACAAATACACATTCCATATAAAGGTGTTTAAAGGACAAAAGGTGTCTGGTTTCATTCATACAGCATGTTTTTGGATAGTCTGCAGTATAGTGACTCATCTTCATTAATACCCAaccaaaaatataatatttaagcTGACAAAAAAAGTTGGGTAAAGTTGGGTATTAGGGCCTCCAGATTGATCTGTTCAGGTACGTAGGAGCCTGTGCACGCATTTTATAGAGAAGTTACTGTAGGGAGGATTGATGGATATGGCTTCTACATGAAAACATATTGGATATGATAATTCAAAATATATGCTGTCCCAAAAATGTCAATCTTGGAGTTCTTTGATGGCAAATGTAAATGGCTTTTCTGATTTCAGCAAATAGATATTATTGTAtgaatgatgaaaagttatacaatttttcaatataatttgtgtatcaattcctcaccgttttctagatctctgcttgccgtcattctataggaaacttcattctttactttcagtggatagaaatctgtgcatggtcatgtgatgtcacacatgtgcaaagCTTTTTATATATCACAAAGAATAGTtatagcacctgtgtgacatcacgtgaccagggacaaGTTTTTatgcacaggaagtaaacaatgaagcttcctgtagaatgacagcaagcagagatctagaaaaccgcagagagttgatacagaaagtacataaaaaattgtataacttttcaccaTACAaactttgctgaaatgggaataaccctttagctACAAATTTTCTCATGTGCTATTCTTTACCCCTAAGCTTTGACAACCCGTTGCAAATCAATTTTTTTCTCTTCACAGTCCAGAGAAGATCTCCAAAATCAGAGGATTAATTCCAATGAATATCGATATTTTGCACCAAAAAGCTTAAGTGACGTGACACCTGAAATCATGAGTAAATATAGCAGCTTTCCAATACTTGAGAGGGAATTCCTGGAGGAGCGAGACCTGAAGCCTGCTGCAAACCTTCCACTCAGATTTGGAAGAGCATCTGATGACAAAGTAGGAAAGAGCATCCCCAACTTACCTCTTAGGTTTGGGCGATACATACCTGGAAAAAGCGGTCTCCAGTCTGCAACTAATTTACCCCAGAGGTTTGGAAGATCACAATATGGTGGGCACTTTGTGCACTCATTTGCAGCATTACCTCTTCGTTTTGGAAGAACAAGTAATTTTCAAAGATTACAGTATGATAAGAACTCCCATCTTCCAGAAGTAAAAAACCTTGATGAGAACAATGAAAGGTATGGCCATCTGAATGTACAACATAAGTATGAAGAGATATGGTAGTTATATCAAATAGTAACATCCTATGCGATGACAGCATTGTTAAAGTAATTGTATAAAGTTGGTTAAACACTGCCACCTTTGTCCTCAGGATATGGCTGGTATTGCAGATCtgcccattttttttaaatgagagaATGTTGCAGTGCCAGACAAAACCTTTGTACAATAGTGTCATTGTTTGTCATCCTGGAAAGTATTAGGTACATTGACATCAGTTGTACATGTTTTATGTGTTTAGAGGAGTTCTGTGTAAATCAATTTGTTTGTTGCATGCACCTAATTCACCTAcaagcagggccggcgccagcaccaggcatacctgggcaagtgccggggggcCCAGAgtaactgggagggggggggggtcgacaCAGTCAGGTCTTAGTCCCCAGCAGAACCTGGTGAgggtgaaggggctgtatataatgaagcaATGggtgggatgtatataaaataactttgGCAAGGATGTTTGGgaatgataaactatggaaaatttagttagtttctgaatttttgatGCCGAAACATGAGTTTGctacaaaggggcccacagaggcactttttcccaggggtctactgacacCTGGAGCCATCCCTGCCTATAGGTTTGTATAATAGTACAATGTAAATAACAGCATGATGATATACAGAAGGGTTTTTTTAGGATGGAATGGTGCCTGCCATCTTGTGGCTGTCTACAGGCTTTTTTAGGACAATAATTTGTTGTCAGTTTATGTTTTCTACGTCTCTATCCAGCGGCATCACAGTCATAAGCTGAAAACTGTGCTCCTTAACTCTCAGTGTTATAATAAAGTCCTACTCTCATTTCAGAAGCCAGACAATGACATATGACTACGAGCGGAACCATCACATGTAGCATCGCGGACCTGTGGTCCATTCATAGAAACCCGGAACAGTTGCAGCTTTTACTCCCTACCAGCACTGGGCATTGAAGATCTCTATGGGACTTTCTATTCCCGAGGCTTGAACCTGACGCTTTGTACACAGTTGTGAAATCAGGTTCCTGTTAATGATAGCACCAGACCTGAATAACAGCCATGACTGTACAAAGTGACAATGACAACAGCTAAGCATATTTAATCTAGCAAATAGTACAATAAAATGATTACAGAAGATAAAATACTATTGTCTGTTCGTTCTTCTCCGAATTTGTTTGTATGTTGATTCAACAAATAGCATACGGACGGATAATTTACCATAAGCTCACACACACGACTATGGTGTCCCATGGTGTAATAGTCCAGTGAGCCCACTATGTCTCACCACACCGTGGCCGAGCTGGGTGGCAAATTATTGAGCAGGTGCTATTCTTGGCCCTATTGCTGTTCAGCTTCTATGGAGTTGGGAATGGGCCCTTTTTGTGGCCTGCTTTTGCAAACAATTTTGTGCACACAGCCTTACATAGAATTTAAGGCCAtatgcacacgaacgtatgcctgcCGGGCCATAGCTGAGCAGGCACGTGTACAGCACCGCATCGTTCAgtgcagccattgccgtctatgggggaggtATGTGCatccgcaagcttgcggccgtacatatgtcccccatatggtcgtATGAATTCGGCCTTAGTCCGCCTTTGCAGGTCCCCTCTTTAAGTGTTCTCAGTAATTAGATCTTTGAAGCACCCCAGAATCTCAGCTTTTTAATAACTGGAACAAAGCAATGAAGGAATAAAGAAAAAATTTCAAGAAATGTCAATAAGCACAATACATGAATACTCCCTACGGTCACTTTCCATTTAGGCTGCACACATGTTCCACTGCATACAGGGCCACCATCATGGGGGGCTCCAGTGGGATTGTGTTCAAGGGCCCGTCCATTTTCATATCAAAAGGGGGCCCGAGGGGTTCACAGTACCCACTAACCGCCCATGCCCCGGCCCTATATGAGGAAAAAATAAATCTGTACTCATCTTGtggcttcttctccctggcccTGTGGCTCCGTCTTCTGTTTTTCTGGCCTGGGCGCATAAGTATGACACGGTGGTGTCGCTGCCGTGTGACATCATATTGTATGCGTTGGCCCTTATACTATGACGTCCTGCTGCCGCAACACTGCCGCGTCTTAGTGATGCGCCAGAAGAGCAGAAGACAGAGCCACAAGGAGAAGATGGAACCGCGGGGtcaggaagaagaagctgcaaGGTCAGAATAAAGGGGCCATCTGGcacgacatttcattaaagggggacatcaggctggacatttcattaaagggaggcatctagggtggacatttcataaaaGGGGGCAATCTGCTGTGAACTGGTGGGGGGTGATTTTGGACTGGTGGGGCTATCTATACACAGAGTGGGCACTTGTCATagctcaaaaatgttttggtaaaaaaaattcctAGTGACGGCCATGATTGTATATTTCTAACATGGACACGGATAATTCTTCAAATAGTGTAAAGGATCATTGTAATATATATTAGGTCCACTAGAGGGCAGCATTCTACTCCTGTCCACTTTAATAAGTTTACtaaagtttatttatatttaattcaatttacatgtacacacatttatatgaagaacaattatatgtaagtgAACAATGTTTACCAGTTCACAGGGCCACATACTGTACCACTACCAAGGACTTAATAATTGTAGATAAGATGCAATATTACAGCAATGTCAGGATGCTTTTCTAATGTAGTTATGATTCACCTGAGATGTGGCTAAAAATGTTCACAATCTTAAATTTCATCGTCGTCCTCCATgaggtcatcagggggcggcgaagGGTTTCCATGACAGCCCAGAGGAGTATTGCAGTATATCGAAGGAACCCTAGAACACctaaaaaaaagtgtaacaaAGTTGAAAATAAGTAAACACATAATAACTAGAGATTAGCGAGGACTAAAATGcctgggtgctcgttattcgatgcgaacttttcccgatgctcgagtgctcgtatcaaaaaacgaaccccattaaagtcaatgggagacccgagcatatttttactgaaagaaaacattaaaagaacagtgcagaaaaacacattacagatgtttacagatgttttccttgtaagaacacattgaaataacactattcttcactttgcaggtgttcgcgcgtgtcttccgctaagttaggagatgtgcacaaaCATCTGGTATGTGaaaaatagtgttctttcaatgtgttctgcactgttttcactgtttttattctattctgtgtaatgtgttattctgcactgtaaaaactgttcttcactgtcttttattaatttaatgctcgatctcgaggcggtgagatactcgtccgagcaacgagccggtccgagtatgcttaTACTCAACCGAGCAgtatgctcggacgagtatactcactcatctctaataataacctgTAGGTTGTATGttttgtgtgtgtgcctgtattttAAAGTtgtatacacacccaatacaccCCGATAACCTAGCATAATTTGTCCCTCTATTTTGCACACAACCTGCATCCTCCAGACACACTTTCCCCTCTACATGTTGTTCCCATTTCTCACACAGCCTGCTTCACCATATTCCCTATTATCACACAAACTTGCTCCCCTACATTTACCTCAATCTGTTTTCAATGTCCCCCCAGTTATTCTTTTATACACAACCTGTCTCTCGTGTCCTGAGCTTTCTCACacaactgcaacatcccccactggggcctagccttttcttggggcctggagacagccggggcccggaataccggagtggctggcgattgcggcttAGGCaccctagtgtcacggtgcttggtatggggaccggagggctgtcctacagcctggcaggtctccagcaggtggtgtgtgcaagaaattagatgagggagaggctgtggtactggttctccctggggcagcccttagagtctctAGTATGTGTCCATGGTAGATAGatgaggcaatgttgtgcataaaagtaacttacagttctttatttgaaccaacagcagcaacaggccaaacaattccttacagaggtaggatactgggagtgctcttggagagggaaccacaggagtctgttccccagcctggatgcaggggcaggctgggatgtagctgtgtccaatgtaggAAGCTTCATCTTTAGTCCTGCCAGTTGCCTGCTTAACtgctgtgagttccagctcatccttacaagccgtactcctgctgtcattctaggcttggactgtttccttcaTCCCCGGTTTCCCTGGCTGCTACcacaggcctagtcgcacccgtggaataacctggtggcaccctgccgcagcaagaccatcccgctttgcactgggctctggtgaagaccaggtgccacttagactcgggtggtggtacagagggtccaccgatccacagactcctccttccggactcttcccacagagactttagttctgttgtctgtggaccATTacaatattctaggttcttcaaagtcgccaccttttgctttaattactgctttgcacactcttggcattctcttgatgagcttcaagaggtagtcaccagaaatagtcttccaacagtcttgaaggagttcccagagagacttggcacttgttggccctttgccttcactctgcggtccagctcacccgaaaccatctcgattgggttcagatgtagtgactgtggaggccaagtAATCTGGCATAGCATCACGCtctttcttggtcaaatagcccttacaaagcctggaggtgtgtttggggtaatTGTCCTGTTTCAAaacaaatgatggtccaactaaacacaaaccGGATGCTGTGGTAACCGTGCTGGt comes from the Engystomops pustulosus chromosome 5, aEngPut4.maternal, whole genome shotgun sequence genome and includes:
- the NPVF gene encoding pro-FMRFamide-related neuropeptide VF, which translates into the protein MGRLSSSNIMLFSLCSFSILFAFSVCSEETTVTNLESQEKYDDLYESREDLQNQRINSNEYRYFAPKSLSDVTPEIMSKYSSFPILEREFLEERDLKPAANLPLRFGRASDDKVGKSIPNLPLRFGRYIPGKSGLQSATNLPQRFGRSQYGGHFVHSFAALPLRFGRTSNFQRLQYDKNSHLPEVKNLDENNERSQTMTYDYERNHHM